In the Gossypium arboreum isolate Shixiya-1 chromosome 10, ASM2569848v2, whole genome shotgun sequence genome, one interval contains:
- the LOC108489221 gene encoding solanesyl diphosphate synthase 3, chloroplastic/mitochondrial isoform X2 — MVIAEVPKLASAAEYFFKLGVEGKRFRPTVLLLMATALNVHIPESVGGGVGDIVTTELRTRQQSIAEITEMIHVASLLHDDVLDDADKRRGIGSLNAVMGNKLAVLAGDFLLSRACVALAALKNTEVVSLVATVVENLVMGETMQMTTSSEQRCSMDYYMQKTYYKTASLISNSCKAIALLAGQTAEVAMLAFEYGKNLGLAFQLIDDVLDFTGTSASLGKGSLSDIQQGIVTAPILFAMEEFPQLHAIVYQGFDNPENIEIALEYLGKSHGIERTKELAMKHANLAAAAIDSLPESNDENVIRSRRALVDLTQRVITRNK, encoded by the exons ATGGTTATTGCTGAG GTTCCTAAGCTTGCTTCAGCTGCTGAGTACTTCTTCAAATTGGGGGTGGAAGGAAAGAGATTTCGTCCCACG GTTTTGCTTTTGATGGCTACAGCTTTGAATGTTCATATACCTGAATCAGTTGGTGGTGGTGTAGGAGATATTGTGACAACTGAATTACGTACAAGACAGCAGTCTATAGCTGAGATAACAGAGATGATCCAT GTTGCTAGCCTCCTCCATGATGATGTTTTGGATGATGCGGATAAAAGACGTGGTATTGGTTCATTGAATGCTGTAATGGGCAATAAG TTGGCTGTACTAGCGGGAGATTTTCTGCTTTCTCGAGCTTGTGTGGCCCTTGCTGCTTTAAAAAATACGGAG GTTGTATCATTAGTAGCAACAGTTGTGGAGAATCTGGTTATGGGTGAAACCATGCAAATGACAACTTCATCTGAACAACGTTGTAG CATGGACTATTACATGCAAAAGACATACTACAAGACTGCTTCCTTGATTTCAAACAGTTGCAAGGCAATTGCGCTTCTTGCTGGGCAAACAGCTGAAGTTGCAATGTTGGCTTTCGAGTATGGCAAAAATCTG GGATTGGCATTTCAATTGATAGACGATGTTCTTGATTTCACCGGCACATCAGCTTCCCTTGGAAAGGGTTCTCTATCTGACATCCAGCAG GGAATTGTAACAGCTCCAATCTTGTTTGCCATGGAAGAGTTTCCACAATTACATGCTATTGTTTATCAAGGTTTTGACAACCCCGAAAACATTGAGATT gcCCTTGAATACCTTGGGAAGAGTCATGGTATAGAGAGGACAAAAGAGCTAGCCATGAAGCATGCTAATCTTGCTGCTGCAGCAATTGATTCTCTACCGGAGAGTAATGATGAGAACGTAATAAGGTCAAGGCGGGCACTAGTTGATCTCACTCAAAGAGTAATCACAAGAAACAAGTGA
- the LOC108489222 gene encoding transcription termination factor MTEF1, chloroplastic, whose translation MSAAAATAFQSSLCISSQKPSFSPTNSQEPNTHLPSKPKSLLHKHPLYSSAHHNLSLQIKEKILCLEIMGIDSGKALSLNPSLHTTSLDSLNSIISFLQSKGIHQKDFPRIFGMCPQILTSNIKAELGPVFSFLSQDLNVPENNYRKVINKCPRLLTSSVRDQLKPALFYLQRLGFRDLEALAYQDPVLLVSSVEHTLIPKLKFLESIGFSISEAKSMVLRCPGLFTFSIENNYKPKFEYFKEEMNGDLEELKAFPQFFAFSLEKRIKPRHIEAIKSGVKLPLANMLKSTDDEFKELLRNNGANS comes from the coding sequence ATGTCTGCAGCAGCTGCAACTGCATTCCAGTCTTCCCTATGCATCTCTTCTCAGAAACCCTCATTTTCTCCCACAAATTCCCAAGAACCAAACACTCATTTACCATCCAAACCCAAAAGCCTCCTCCACAAACACCCACTCTACTCATCAGCTCACCATAATCTCTCCCTTCAAATCAAGGAGAAAATCTTATGCCTAGAAATCATGGGCATTGACTCAGGTAAAGCCCTCTCTCTCAATCCCTCCCTTCACACCACTTCCCTTGATTCCCTCAATTCCATCATCTCGTTCCTCCAATCTAAAGGCATTCACCAAAAGGACTTCCCTAGAATCTTTGGTATGTGCCCCCAAATCCTAACCTCTAACATCAAAGCTGAGCTTGGCCCAGTTTTCAGTTTCCTCTCCCAAGACCTTAATGTCCCTGAAAATAACTATAGGAAGGTCATTAACAAGTGTCCCAGATTGCTCACTTCAAGTGTCAGAGACCAGTTGAAACCAGCTTTGTTCTATCTCCAAAGGCTTGGGTTTAGAGATTTAGAGGCTTTGGCTTATCAAGACCCTGTCTTGCTGGTTTCAAGTGTGGAACATACCTTAATACCCAAACTCAAGTTCTTGGAAAGCATAGGGTTTTCAATCAGTGAAGCTAAAAGTATGGTGTTGAGGTGCCCAGGGTTGTTCACTTTCAGCATAGAAAACAACTACAAGCCCAAATTCGAGTACTTTAAAGAGGAGATGAATGGGGATTTGGAGGAGTTGAAAGCATTCCCTCAGTTCTTTGCTTTTAGTTTGGAGAAGAGGATAAAACCAAGGCATATTGAAGCCATAAAAAGTGGGGTTAAGTTGCCTTTGGCTAACATGCTAAAAAGCACTGATGATGAGTTTAAAGAGTTGCTGAGAAACAATGGGGCAAATAGCTGA
- the LOC108489227 gene encoding uncharacterized protein LOC108489227, translating into MREEVISSGGTIDPTPAASSAGASSPAVPTNVGSVDWSGHGQNSKAASQSCVGSQAPRISFSTSAGGSALGSSRTSCRPWERGDLLRRLATFKPMNWFGKPKVASSLACAQRGWVNIDVDKIVCETCGACLHFASSPSWPTSEVEDAGEAFSKQLDIGHKVSCPWRGNSCPESLVQFPPTPQSALIAGYKDRCDGLVQFQSLPIIATSAMDHMRVSRGPQVDRLLSLLQNYVSEFESRSESVPELDVTRDGAFCLYSRSQKLISLCGWEPRWLLNVQDCEEHSAQSARNGCSFGPNRAQVHLSQDPGTNKTALAPSAKDTGKNKVLVMESRPSFRVPLLDCSLCGATVRILDFLTVPRPARVAPNNIDIPDTSKKMGLTRGLSAASGISGWVAADDPEKEPTEDRDEVGTTDERKLVPKTDVDLNLTMAGGLSFYKLGRATSSRNMNDADMGRDLMIGQPSGSEVGDRAASYESRGPSPRKRSLEIGASSDDRPQLCTQQADSVEETVIDRDGDKFNDCRQYSAGPSKRARDSDFFDTYCSPYPRDSSEAGPSHSVGFETHGDGGNRVALFRQGSNQVIEIPSVRDSMRASSVIAMDTLCHSAGGDSMESVENYRGDVDDIHFPSSSTYGHLDMNETSELNYSNQAQQSICFQPAAEEVPGEMGISSTNDGEEIFNAEPETVTAQARDGLSFGISGGSVGMCASHEAEIHGADVSVHRTDSVVGDVEPRIEDVENQGQTGESAPDPGLMDEVVPGEINREDPHGDSQEMLSRSLGRADSGSKVDGSVKAESVESGEKISQSCKLAPDNSAHPSLSCNANMYSGNETPKKEKKDAGKSSSINNCPEPESDFAVANGIGPPKGESNYEEAVEFDPIIHHNQFCPWVNGTVAAAGCSGSSADVVALCGWQLTLDALDALRSQGHMPVQTVQSESAASLYKDDHQTPGKKLHRRRPMSKNHGQ; encoded by the exons ATGAGAGAAGAGGTCATTAGCTCTGGTGGGACCATAGATCCCACTCCTGCTGCGAG TTCTGCTGGGGCATCCTCACCTGCTGTTCCAACAAATGTTGGCAGTGTGGATTGGTCTGGTCATGGTCAAAATTCCAAAGCTGCTTCTCAATCTTGTGTTGGATCCCAAGCTCCACGGATTTCATTCAGTACTAGTGCTGGTGGATCTGCCCTTGGATCATCTAGAACTTCATGTCGACCATGGGAAAGAGGGGATCTTCTCAGGCGTTTGGCTACATTTAAGCCTATGAATTGGTTTGGGAAGCCTAAG GTTGCAAGTTCATTGGCTTGTGCTCAAAGAGGTTGGGTAAATATAGATGTTGATAAAATTGTATGTGAAACATGTGGGGCATGCCTGCATTTCGCATCCTCCCCATCGTGGCCTACTTCTGAAG TTGAGGATGCTGGTGAGGCCTTTTCCAAGCAGCTGGATATTGGGCACAAAGTTTCTTGTCCTTGGAGAGGAAACAGCTGTCCAGAAAGCTTGGTCCAATTCCCTCCAACGCCCCAGTCTGCCCTAATTGCAGGATACAAGGATAGATGTGATGGACTTGTGCAGTTTCAGTCTCTTCCTATAATTGCTACATCTGCAATGGATCATATGCGAGTTTCTCGGGGTCCACAGGTTGATCGCCTTCTCTCTCTGTTGCAGAATTATGTGTCAGAGTTTGAATCCAGATCAGAGAGTGTACCAGAACTTGATGTTACTCGAGATGGTGCATTTTGTCTGTATTCTCGT TCACAAAAGCTCATAAGTTTGTGCGGATGGGAACCGAGATGGCTTCTAAATGTTCAAGACTGTGAAGAACATTCTGCTCAATCAGCTAGAAATGGATGTTCTTTTGGCCCTAACAGAGCACAGGTTCATCTTTCACAGGATCCTGGAACAAACAAAACTGCTCTTGCTCCTTCAGCCAAGGACACTGGAAAAAATAAAGTGTTAGTCATGGAGTCACGACCTTCATTCAGGGTGCCTTTGTTAGACTGTAGCTTATGTGGTGCTACTGTCAGGATATTGGATTTTTTAACTGTTCCTCGACCTGCTCGTGTTGCTCCCAACAACATTGATATCCCTGACACAAGCAAGAAAATGGGGTTGACACGTGGATTAAGTGCAGCCAGTGGAATTAGTGGTTGGGTTGCTGCTGATGATCCAGAGAAAGAACCGACTGAAGACCGTGATGAAGTAGGAACGACGGATGAGAGAAAATTGGTGCCAAAAACAGATGTTGATTTGAATCTTACAATGGCTGGGGGTCTGTCTTTCTATAAGTTGGGTAGAGCCACATCATCCAGAAATATGAATGATGCAGACATGGGTCGGGATCTAATGATTGGGCAACCATCAGGTAGTGAGGTTGGTGATAGAGCTGCTTCTTATGAATCACGGGGCCCTAGTCCTCGCAAGCGAAGCTTGGAAATAGGTGCCAGTTCAGATGATAGGCCACAGTTATGCACACAACAGGCTGATAGTGTTGAAGAAACTGTGATTGATCGTGATGGTGACAAATTCAATGATTGCAGACAATATTCTGCTGGCCCTTCCAAACGTGCCCGTGATTCAGATTTTTTTGATACTTACTGCTCACCATATCCAAGAGATTCCTCTGAGGCAGGCCCAAGCCATTCGGTGGGTTTTGAAACTCATGGAGATGGTGGCAATAGAGTTGCTCTGTTTAGGCAAGGAAGTAACCAGGTTATTGAAATCCCGTCAGTGAGAGATTCAATGCGTGCGTCCTCTGTCATTGCTATGGATACTTTGTGTCACAGTGCAGGTGGTGACTCTATGGAAAGTGTTGAGAATTATCGCGGAGATGTTGACGATATTCATTTTCCCTCATCTAGTACATATGGCCACCTTGACATGAATGAAACATCAGAGTTGAATTATAGTAATCAAGCTCAGCAGAGTATTTGTTTCCAACCAGCTGCAGAGGAAGTTCCAGGTGAAATGGGCATCAGCAGTACAAATGACGGGGAGGAAATATTCAATGCTGAACCTGAAACTGTGACAGCTCAAGCTAGGGATGGGCTTAGTTTTGGAATTAGTGGGGGGAGTGTTGGTATGTGTGCCAGCCATGAAGCTGAAATTCATGGAGCAGATGTGTCTGTGCATAGAACAGATAGTGTAGTTGGTGATGTGGAACCCAGAATAGAAGATGTTGAAAATCAGGGTCAAACTGGTGAATCTGCTCCAGATCCTGGGTTGATGGATGAAGTTGTCCCTGGTGAAATAAATAGGGAGGATCCTCATGGTGACAGCCAGGAAATGTTGTCACGCTCCTTGGGGCGGGCTGACAGTGGTTCAAAAGTTGATGGTTCTGTCAAAGCAGAGTCTGTTGAAAGTGGTGAGAAGATAAGCCAAAGCTGCAAACTAGCCCCAGATAACAGTGCTCATCCTTCTCTGTCCTGCAATGCTAATATGTATTCTGGTAATGAAACACCCAAGAAAGAGAAAAAAGATGCTGGAAAATCATCTTCCATAAACAACTGTCCTGAGCCAGAGTCAGATTTTGCTGTTGCAAATGGAATAG GTCCCCCAAAAGGAGAAAGCAATTATGAAGAAGCTGTAGAATTTGATCCAATTATTCATCACAACCAATTCTGCCCCTGGGTGAATGGAACTGTTGCTGCTGCTGGCTGTAGTGGCTCCAGTGCTGATGTTGTTGCACTCTGTGGATGGCAGTTGACATTGGATGCCTTGGATGCCCTGCGGTCACAGGGGCATATGCCTGTACAGACAGTACAGTCTGAGTCAGCAGCATCGCTGTATAAG GATGATCACCAAACTCCTGGTAAAAAGCTCCATCGACGGCGTCCTATGAGCAAAAATCACGGGCAATAA
- the LOC108489221 gene encoding solanesyl diphosphate synthase 3, chloroplastic/mitochondrial isoform X1, producing the protein MLFCRGFSRIRTTPGKSLFGFVLSRRTDPSLFLLSNQYVYSTIKVRSGRETLSWSFPSLLGLGRQIHQSSSLIEEQLDPFSLVSDELSLVANRLRAMVIAEVPKLASAAEYFFKLGVEGKRFRPTVLLLMATALNVHIPESVGGGVGDIVTTELRTRQQSIAEITEMIHVASLLHDDVLDDADKRRGIGSLNAVMGNKLAVLAGDFLLSRACVALAALKNTEVVSLVATVVENLVMGETMQMTTSSEQRCSMDYYMQKTYYKTASLISNSCKAIALLAGQTAEVAMLAFEYGKNLGLAFQLIDDVLDFTGTSASLGKGSLSDIQQGIVTAPILFAMEEFPQLHAIVYQGFDNPENIEIALEYLGKSHGIERTKELAMKHANLAAAAIDSLPESNDENVIRSRRALVDLTQRVITRNK; encoded by the exons ATGTTGTTTTGCCGGGGATTTTCTAGGATTCGTACAACTCCCGGAAAGAGCTTGTTTGGTTTCGTTCTCTCTCGTCGAACTGACCCTTCTCTATTCCTTCTCTCTAATCAATATGTTTACTCTACTATAAAG GTTCGTAGTGGCAGAGAAACTCTTTCTTGGAGTTTTCCTTCATTGCTTGGTCTTGGACGGCAAATTCATCAGAGTAGCTCTCTAATAGAG GAACAACTTGATCCATTTTCACTTGTTTCTGATGAACTGTCACTTGTCGCTAACAGGTTGCGGGCTATGGTTATTGCTGAG GTTCCTAAGCTTGCTTCAGCTGCTGAGTACTTCTTCAAATTGGGGGTGGAAGGAAAGAGATTTCGTCCCACG GTTTTGCTTTTGATGGCTACAGCTTTGAATGTTCATATACCTGAATCAGTTGGTGGTGGTGTAGGAGATATTGTGACAACTGAATTACGTACAAGACAGCAGTCTATAGCTGAGATAACAGAGATGATCCAT GTTGCTAGCCTCCTCCATGATGATGTTTTGGATGATGCGGATAAAAGACGTGGTATTGGTTCATTGAATGCTGTAATGGGCAATAAG TTGGCTGTACTAGCGGGAGATTTTCTGCTTTCTCGAGCTTGTGTGGCCCTTGCTGCTTTAAAAAATACGGAG GTTGTATCATTAGTAGCAACAGTTGTGGAGAATCTGGTTATGGGTGAAACCATGCAAATGACAACTTCATCTGAACAACGTTGTAG CATGGACTATTACATGCAAAAGACATACTACAAGACTGCTTCCTTGATTTCAAACAGTTGCAAGGCAATTGCGCTTCTTGCTGGGCAAACAGCTGAAGTTGCAATGTTGGCTTTCGAGTATGGCAAAAATCTG GGATTGGCATTTCAATTGATAGACGATGTTCTTGATTTCACCGGCACATCAGCTTCCCTTGGAAAGGGTTCTCTATCTGACATCCAGCAG GGAATTGTAACAGCTCCAATCTTGTTTGCCATGGAAGAGTTTCCACAATTACATGCTATTGTTTATCAAGGTTTTGACAACCCCGAAAACATTGAGATT gcCCTTGAATACCTTGGGAAGAGTCATGGTATAGAGAGGACAAAAGAGCTAGCCATGAAGCATGCTAATCTTGCTGCTGCAGCAATTGATTCTCTACCGGAGAGTAATGATGAGAACGTAATAAGGTCAAGGCGGGCACTAGTTGATCTCACTCAAAGAGTAATCACAAGAAACAAGTGA